GATAAAGAGGCACAGGCAGATAGTGTCCGTCTGCAGACACGGTTCTCCAAAACAACAGATTCCTTCTTAAGGTCATTTCAGATCCGCACGTGTTTCAGCTCAGAGGCAGAACATAGGCTCGTCTTTGGTGCTGATTTGAGACGTTTGTCTGGAGACACGTGATTAAAGTGCAGGAAGTCAAACAAGGCcctgctaaccctaaccctaaatcaagttgtgtattattataaatatattctatACAATGTTGGAATATTTTTAGAATCTCTGAAAATATTTCCTATAAACAATTTATCAAACACACCAGTGGATATTTTTTCAGTTCTTCATATACTATGTGTCTCTGTCCATATTTTCATACGACAGACAATAAGAACAGAATTTCCATAAGGGCCATGATTAAATTTAAGTTACAGTTAATAACTTGTATTACTGTagttttgattgtatttgtatttttacatatatatgaCTATTATATTGTTGTCCAAAACAGTTTTTTGAATAACTCGATAATGATGTGAACCTGTCGGAGGCAACAAGCTCATCAAGTTCATCAAATGCAGGATAAACCATGTCTGTATTTAGTAACAAATCATTCTATATAAGTAtagatatttgtattactttCACAAAGCTGCACTTACAGTATAATGTAAACACATATTATGATCTGTCACTGTAATAAAAGCAgaagttaaaaatataaacattgcAGATGACTCTGCACTATTCGAGTGTCCCAGTGCAGCATGACAGTGTGAAAATGAGGCGGCACACCCAAAACCAGATCAGTTACATTGTGTTCAACCATCATCAATTATTTATGtctataattattttttcattaattgtattatttacacCCGAGCGTCTCCACATGTGACGCGTCAGAAGGTTTCGCCTGGAAAAAGGCAGTTTTGACAATTATTTTTAACTGTATAAACTCTGCACAAAACTAATTCTTCAATTATATAGTTGTGGTTTTGTATTTGCCTGTTTACATCTGGATAATAAATTGTGCTTATATAGTTAATAGTCACTGAGGAATGGATATTAAAGATAAACCGGCAATTATTCATATTCAGCATCTGTAATATTCTTCAAGTACATGTTTTACATAGGCAAATTAATATTTCGAAATTTTTGAATATACTACAAGACACATTACTAGGATATATTGTGCATGCACtgcataaatataataatatatttgtaaatatttagtACATTCAAAACGTCTGTATCCTAAGAGTCAAACAATACGAGACATTATGTCTTTAGTCGACATGTTACAGATGATTAGATTTAtgttattaatttttttttctcatttcctaTAGATTGCAGCATGGAGACTAAAATGGTGGAACATGCACAATTATTCAAGTTTGTGGTCAAGTTATTGCAAAGctcttttttaaacttcaaattaaaatgtaggTTATAATGATGAAGTTGGTTTATATGAAGGATCTAAAAgggtcaaaaataaataataaataaaacaaacagacgacacacacacgttatataATAGTGTACCTGCTTTGGCTTTTTTGTCGCCAAAAAAAGCTTCTGCGTAGACGTCCTCAGCTGGAGTTTGCAATTTAGCGTAATGGTCTGGTTGTGCTTCCTcttcaaacagacaaaaatacacacagaaattTCAACATGACTTGTCAAACAACTCGAGTTGGCCTCTGAATGTTAGTTCCCATTTCAactgaaatacaacaaaatcaaTTGTGTAATAACATCAGTACATtctacggaagcgtattgcattcacttgaaaataaaataacagagacgatttttttaaagataattgtCTTGTTTATTCAGAAAAGAGATCCAATTTTTTTTGAAGGAAAATTATCTCTTTATTTCTGAAAAACAGGGTTGTTTCCCAGAATTAATGagattattttcataaaaaattaaataaatcctgctctgtttttctgaattaaccAAATAGTCTAGTGTATAATACCATAAAGAGGCTCTCACTTTCATGGAAGCAAACATGTCCCAGCTGTTTACATTAATCCGGTTTTACTTTGGTTTGGGTTTGAGACATTTGGAGATACGCGTGTCATTAAGTGTCCTAACTCAGTTAACACCGTACTTGTAACCATAACGCACTGGTAGAGGGTTGCTGGTCAGGGTTGGGCTGATAAGCAGCAACAATGAGGTAggattttaagatgtttttctgaattaacgaCTTAATTATCttgttaattcagaaaaacatcttAAACATCTTTTCTCAATTGAATGCAACACAATTTGTAATATagaaatatttgtataaaactacagaagcgtattgcattcacctgaaaaaaagaaagctcggtttttctgagataattatcttggaaattccgagataagtttTCATAAAAAATTATTAATGTGTGTCCTCTGTATGTGGCCGCACCTTCACAGAGAGTGGATGTTGTCAATCTTGATCTGTTTACAATTCATAAAACTAAGATTCGGTTCCAAAAATTTTCAACAATCTTAATTAGACTAATAAATCAAGTCGATCCAAACAAATAATTTTCGTACAGTCCCTAAGCTATATGAAGTTTGTGTTGCacaatttttaaataacaaaacaatttaaaaacaacacatttgatgTTTAATTTTTCACCAGGATAATGTACTtgataaaagtattaaaattgaaaaaagaaaatgaataaaacaaaatcaagtgaatgcaatacgcttacatatataaaacacaccgatgcatcattttcatttctacATACACAATTTATCTTTGTCCGTGTTTTCATGTCTTACAGTTGTGAAATTGatgtattcattatttaatgCCATCTAGCTGTGTAGGTAAGTCTGGGATATTTTTTATACATGTGTCCTTatgttatttgtctgttttttaccATCAACTTGCCAATTTAAAACTAGCCTGCTCAGTGCAATCTGGCACTTTTACATGTTAGACTTAACTGCACATGTTAATGAATTTGCATTGTccaatttaaacaaatattctATCCTTATTATCGAGTGTTAGCtcaattaatacatttctttataCCTTCAGTTTTGACCTCCAACACCATTTCACTTGCTCTTTCACCATCTccgtttttcttcttctccaagGGGATCTCCTCCAACTCCATggctctcctcttctcttcctctaacTTTCGGTTTGCCTGGAAAGTCTTTCAGATGTGGGTCGTCAATTAGTTTATGTAACTTTTCTGTCAGGCAGACAAGAATGCAGATGAGTTGTCAAAATATCACACCCCTTGGTGTGATAATAGAAAAAAATTGCCACCGATGTTCCAAGAAGTGTCCAGCGAGAGTAGTTGACGATAAACTAGTCGGTGAATACAGAACACTTCCCTATAAAGTATTTCTCAGATCTTTGTCCTTCCTCAAAAACACGTGTTTTTGTGACTTTGCACGTTTGTACAGTAGTTAGTTTGCTTACCCTGCATTTTAAGTATGATCGTGTGTAATGTTTGAATCGTTCATTGCATTAATTACCCCAATCAAAATATTCTGTGCACCAACAAAAAGGTTTTGATTTCaattttaatttcagatttttcaaTGTAACATCTAAAGCCACAAGATAAGCTGATAAAAGTCTAAGCACAATGatagaaaaaaagagtttttgtattttcctctttatttttcacaaaaGTTCAACATtaatttacaaaagaaacaaaaaatactaTTTGCATTAAATACAGGTGACTGAGAAAGATAACGAGAGCTCTCAACATAATTTTAATAAACTTccttttatatgtttttgtctttctttttcaaacttcctttcttcttctttcaccaCGTCAGCTATCAACATAACATGAagtttaataaaacacatgatGCTCAACCCCAAAATACTGATAAAGGCTAATGTCCCCCAGGAAAATGTCTTTCTTCCACCATGTACTGTCGTTACTTATCAGAACTAAATATCATAGAGTAATAGTGAGAGGGAAACAATACAAATGGCCTTAAGTTTATTCCTCAGACGGTCACATCTTCTCATtggctctctgtctctttctccagtCTTTTGTCCTCTCTCAGGCACCATACACGCTCTCATTACTGTAGGTCATGTAGAGAAACAGGTCCTCTTCATGGTGCTCCTGCAACAACAGAGCAGAACATGAGGCATGATTTAACATTTAGAGCATGAGATACTGCAcagttaaatgtggttttaaagcAGTAAACTAAAATATATGCCTGGtctttgatgaaacacatcAATGCTGgtttttatatcatatatatttacaaatgcATTTACAAAAAGACAGTCTTGGACCTTGCAGGGTCAATCCTGACATAGAGTCAACCATTTGGGACCCTTCTtcatcatgacatttatatttgaaaaagtAGACACcctctaatcaaaggtgggCAGCCCCCCCACACCATCCACCGCTGGTAAGTGTGAATCTGTACCAGCACATTGTTTACCATTCATGAACGCCCACCCCGCAAAAATAGTTATAATACTAATTGCAAATTATGTGACCACAagcaaaatataattaatttaatttaaaaactactCTAAATACATGTTGGCTTAATAACTTGATATCCTTCAACATGTTCATCATACATGCAAACTGCtggtttataaagcactttCAGATTGAAACCGATGGTCATGGCTTTTTCTGAAAAAGGTGAAGTAACACTGCTGCCTAAACAGATTTTATCTAGTTCTTGGTATGCTGCGTTCAGAGTAAAGGGTGAAAAGGTCTCACTGGTGTAGATATAAACTCATGTTTCACTTAAGGGCGGGACACTGATACGCAAATGTCCGTATATATGTTTGTACACCTGCTGgtaatgtgtgtctgttgggAGGGATCTTCAGTTACCTCATATACGGCAGAGAGAGGGGAACTGGATGGGGGAAGGGAGTTGTTGACGAAGAAGAAGAGCGCTTCCTCCGGTCTCAAAGACACGCGCTGGCGGATGAGGAAGCACAACTGGCCCACtaaaaaaggaaggaaagaaagaaggaaagaaagaaagaaagaaagaaagaaagaaagaaagaaagaaagaaagaaagagagagagagaaagaaagagagagagcgagagcgagagcgagagagcgagagagagagagtcagtaGATACATTACAGgaaagagcagaaagaaaacaaatatgtgttgtgtttatgcgAATATCATCTATCTCATAGATGATCTATCATGTGTTACTACCaccagaaggtggcggtaatgtACCTATAATATAATGAGATTAAATGCTACTGTCAACAGGAGAAACATGCAAAGTCGACAtctccttcaaaataagagaaggAAAATGTTGTGCAATGCCAACTCTGCCAGGTAAAGGTAGCATATCACAAGTCTAAACAAGTATGCACAATCATTTGAGAGCTCTTCGTtactccctgtgtgtgtgtgtgtgtgtgtgtgtgtgtgtgtgtgtgtgtgtgtgtgtgtgtgtgtgtgtgtgtgtgtgtgtgtgtgtgtgtgtgtgtgtgtgtgtgt
Above is a genomic segment from Hippoglossus stenolepis isolate QCI-W04-F060 chromosome 8, HSTE1.2, whole genome shotgun sequence containing:
- the zgc:92606 gene encoding gamma-aminobutyric acid receptor-associated protein-like 1, which translates into the protein MGSQYQRTVPLEVRRAEGERVRAKHPDKIPIIVERASRSRAPELDKKKYLVPSDLTVGQLCFLIRQRVSLRPEEALFFFVNNSLPPSSSPLSAVYEEHHEEDLFLYMTYSNESVYGA